In Dolichospermum flos-aquae CCAP 1403/13F, the following proteins share a genomic window:
- the atpH gene encoding ATP synthase F1 subunit delta produces MKSDAATAEVSQPYAQALLSIAQSQNLTEEVGGDARTFLSLLTGSQELTSFLSNPFVKPENKKNVLKQLLGEGVNLCLRNFLLLLVDRRRIAFLEPILQQYLVLLRQLNQTVLAEITSAVPLTQTQQQAITEKVITLTKARQVELATKIDSDLIGGVIIKVGSQVIDASLRGQIRRLSLRLSSN; encoded by the coding sequence ATGAAAAGTGATGCAGCAACCGCTGAAGTATCTCAGCCTTATGCACAGGCACTGTTATCCATTGCTCAATCTCAAAACTTAACAGAAGAGGTTGGGGGAGACGCACGGACTTTCTTGAGCTTATTAACAGGGAGTCAAGAACTCACAAGCTTTTTGAGTAATCCCTTTGTTAAGCCAGAGAACAAGAAAAATGTCCTTAAACAATTACTTGGTGAAGGTGTAAACCTCTGCCTCCGTAACTTTTTACTGCTGTTAGTTGACAGAAGACGGATTGCTTTCTTAGAACCAATTTTACAGCAGTATTTAGTGCTATTACGCCAACTAAATCAAACTGTATTAGCTGAAATTACTTCTGCGGTTCCGTTGACCCAAACCCAACAGCAAGCAATTACAGAAAAGGTAATTACTCTGACCAAAGCGCGTCAAGTGGAATTAGCCACGAAAATAGACAGCGATTTAATTGGTGGTGTAATTATCAAAGTTGGTTCTCAAGTAATTGACGCTAGTTTGCGTGGACAAATACGTCGTCTTTCTTTGCGTTTAAGCAGTAACTAA
- the atpA gene encoding F0F1 ATP synthase subunit alpha yields MSISIRPDEISSIIQQQIEQYDQEVKVANVGTVLQVGDGIARIYGLEKAMAGELLEFEDGTIGIAQNLEEDNVGAVLMGEGRSIQEGSSVTATGRIAQVGVGDALIGRVVDALGRPIDGKGDPKTTETRLIESPAPGIIARRSVHEPMQTGITAIDSMIPVGRGQRELIIGDRQTGKTAIAIDTIINQKGEDVVCVYVAIGQKASTVANVVQTLQEKGAMDYTVVVAANASDPATLQFLAPYTGASIAEYFMYKGKATLIIYDDLSKQAQAYRQMSLLLRRPPGREAYPGDVFYIHSRLLERAAKLSDELGKGSMTALPIIETQAGDVSAYIPTNVISITDGQIFLSSDLFNSGIRPAVNPGISVSRVGSAAQTKAMKKVAGKIKLELAQFDDLQAFAQFASDLDKATQDQLARGVRLRELLKQPQNDPLSVAEQVAVLYAGINGYLDDIAVNQVTSFALGLRGYLKNVNTAYFQGVQGSKALGDAEEAALKAALTEFKKTFQAAA; encoded by the coding sequence ATGAGTATTTCCATTAGACCTGACGAAATCAGCAGTATCATCCAACAACAAATCGAGCAATATGACCAAGAGGTTAAAGTTGCTAACGTTGGTACAGTGCTACAAGTAGGTGACGGTATTGCCCGGATTTATGGCTTGGAAAAAGCTATGGCTGGGGAACTCCTAGAATTTGAAGATGGCACAATTGGTATCGCCCAAAACTTAGAAGAAGATAACGTTGGTGCGGTACTGATGGGCGAAGGTCGGAGTATTCAAGAAGGTAGCTCTGTAACCGCTACTGGTAGAATTGCCCAAGTAGGCGTAGGTGACGCTCTCATTGGTCGCGTTGTTGATGCTTTGGGTCGTCCTATTGATGGTAAAGGTGATCCAAAAACAACCGAAACTCGGTTAATTGAATCTCCTGCCCCTGGGATTATTGCTCGTCGGTCTGTACATGAACCGATGCAAACAGGGATTACCGCTATTGACTCCATGATTCCCGTCGGCCGTGGTCAACGGGAATTAATCATTGGTGACCGTCAAACTGGTAAGACAGCGATCGCTATTGACACCATCATCAACCAAAAAGGTGAAGATGTAGTTTGCGTTTACGTGGCTATCGGTCAAAAAGCTTCCACCGTTGCTAACGTAGTTCAAACCTTACAAGAAAAAGGCGCGATGGACTACACAGTAGTTGTTGCGGCTAACGCCAGTGACCCAGCTACCCTCCAATTCCTCGCACCCTACACAGGCGCTAGTATTGCTGAGTATTTCATGTACAAAGGCAAAGCGACCTTAATCATCTATGATGATCTTTCCAAGCAAGCACAGGCTTATCGCCAAATGTCCTTGCTCCTCCGTCGTCCACCCGGTCGGGAAGCCTATCCTGGAGACGTATTCTACATTCACTCTCGCTTGTTGGAACGTGCTGCTAAACTCAGCGATGAATTAGGTAAAGGCAGTATGACTGCTCTACCTATCATTGAAACCCAAGCTGGTGACGTATCTGCATACATTCCTACCAACGTAATTTCTATTACTGACGGTCAGATTTTCTTGTCTTCTGACTTGTTTAACTCTGGTATCCGTCCCGCTGTAAACCCCGGTATCTCTGTATCCCGTGTAGGTTCTGCGGCGCAAACCAAGGCAATGAAAAAAGTTGCTGGTAAAATCAAACTAGAATTGGCTCAGTTTGACGACTTACAAGCTTTCGCACAATTCGCTTCTGATTTAGACAAAGCCACTCAAGACCAGTTGGCGCGTGGTGTCCGTTTACGGGAACTCTTAAAACAGCCCCAAAACGATCCTCTCTCCGTAGCTGAACAAGTAGCGGTTCTTTACGCTGGTATTAACGGTTACTTAGATGACATTGCCGTTAACCAAGTAACTAGCTTTGCTCTAGGTCTACGTGGCTACTTGAAGAATGTTAACACTGCATACTTCCAAGGCGTACA